The Microbacterium forte sequence GCGTTCCGGTATGAGCGTTCGCTCGATGTGATCACCCAGGCGCGGGACGCAGGCCTCATCACCAAGTCCAACCTGATCCTGGGGATGGGCGAGGAACCTGAAGAGGTCGTCCAGGCGCTGAACGACCTGCACGACGCCGGCTGCGACATCATCACCATCACGCAGTATCTGCGCCCCTCTCCGCGACACCTGCCCGTGGCCCGGTGGGTCAAGCCTGCGGAGTTCGTCGAGTTCAAGGAGGAGGCGGAGCGGATCGGCTTCCTCGGCGTGCTCGCCGGGCCTCTTGTGCGCTCGTCGTACCGCGCCGGCCGGCTGTGGGCGCAGTCGATGGTCTCGAAGGGGCGCGAGATCCCACCGCACCTGGCGCACATCGCCGAGAGCGCGGATCTCGGCTTCGCTCAGGCGGTCTGAGCGATACCGAGGTGGTGAGCGTCAGTCGGCGCTCATCACCGACTGCACGCTGCCGTCGGAACCCAGGTTCACCAGCAGGACGTCGTCGGTGGTGGTCGCGTCGAGCGCGTACTCCAGCACCGCGAACGGCTCCGACCCGCCGTGTTCGTCGGCGAGGATCGTCATGCTCATGAGTCGCAGCGAGCGGATGATGTCGACGGCGGCGTCACCGCTGACGTCGACCAGCACCTCTTCGAGTTCGTCTCCGTAGGCCTCCTGCTGCTGCAGGATGTACTCGGTGACCTCGCTGGTGCGGTCATCGACCTCCGCGAGCATGCCCCGCCGGGACACATCGTCGACGTTCTCGATCCCCGCGATGAGCGAAGCGGCGATGTCGAGCGCGTCGGCAGAGACATCGTCCTGGTCAGGAGCGGTGAGATCGACGGTGACGCTCTGGTCACCGAGCTCCACCGTCTCAGACCAGAAGATCGAGCCGTCGGGCCCTGAGGACAGGAGTCCGAAGTAGTCGTGTTCGATCGCCATAACGCTATGAAACCAGCCTCGTGCTCGCGGCGGTAGTCCCGTGATCAGCCGACGAGCGACTTGACGAAGACATGGGGGGTGAAACCGGTCAGATCATCGATGCCCTCGCCCTGGCCGAGGAGCTTGACGGGGATGCCGGTGCGCTCCTGCACGGCGAGGACGAAGCCGCCCTTCGCCGAGCCGTCGAGCTTGGTCAGGACGAGTCCGGTGACACCTGCATGCTCGAGGAACGCCTCGGCCTGCATCACACCGTTCTGACCCGTGGTGGCGTCGAGGACGAGCAGGACCTCGCTGATGGGAGCCTGCTTCTCGATCACCCTGCGGATCTTCGAGAGCTCGTCCATGAGCCCTCCCTTCGTGTGCAGTCGGCCGGCCGTGTCGATGATCGCGATCTCGATGCCCTCGCGCTGGGCGAACTCGATGGTCTGGTAGGCCACGGATGCCGGATCCTGACCCTCTTGCTGGGGGCGGACGATCGCCGCTCCGCCGCGCTGTGCCCAGGTGGCCAGCTGATCGACGGCGGCCGCACGGAACGTATCGGCTGCTCCGACGACCACGCTGCGCTGGAACCCGCGAAGGAACTTGGTGAACTTGCCGATCGT is a genomic window containing:
- a CDS encoding DUF2004 domain-containing protein, with amino-acid sequence MAIEHDYFGLLSSGPDGSIFWSETVELGDQSVTVDLTAPDQDDVSADALDIAASLIAGIENVDDVSRRGMLAEVDDRTSEVTEYILQQQEAYGDELEEVLVDVSGDAAVDIIRSLRLMSMTILADEHGGSEPFAVLEYALDATTTDDVLLVNLGSDGSVQSVMSAD
- the ftsY gene encoding signal recognition particle-docking protein FtsY — protein: MAEKSWSLTRALRGMFVKPTIDETTWEDLETALLTADFGPDISERVVEELREKVERYRTTDPQDLQRMLRETLEEHFAKFDTTLKLTERPAVVLVVGVNGVGKTTTIGKFTKFLRGFQRSVVVGAADTFRAAAVDQLATWAQRGGAAIVRPQQEGQDPASVAYQTIEFAQREGIEIAIIDTAGRLHTKGGLMDELSKIRRVIEKQAPISEVLLVLDATTGQNGVMQAEAFLEHAGVTGLVLTKLDGSAKGGFVLAVQERTGIPVKLLGQGEGIDDLTGFTPHVFVKSLVG